A genomic segment from Idiomarina piscisalsi encodes:
- the murA gene encoding UDP-N-acetylglucosamine 1-carboxyvinyltransferase, with protein MDKFKIRGGQTLSGTVTISGAKNAALPILMATVLPSDKVTLSNVPNLHDVDTSLELLDCLGVTHSRVGETAVCIDPTTLNHFKAPYELVKTMRASILVLGPLLAKTGKAEVSLPGGCAIGARPVNLHIEGLRKMGAHIDVENGYIKASVDGRLKGAEILLDTVSVTGTENLMMAAVLAEGQTVIENAAREPEIVDLANFLNALGADVQGAGNDTIYINGVETLSGGEYSVMPDRIETGTFLVAALATGSSVRCEKTDPSALDAVIKKLEEAGATIEKGDDWISLKSPKRPKAVNIITAPHPGFPTDMQAQFCTLNTIADGTANIRETIFENRFMHIPELRRMGANVDSEGNTAICHGIDKLTGAEVMCTDLRASASLVIAGLVATGETTVERIYHIDRGYESIEKKLQALGADIVRVSEK; from the coding sequence ATGGATAAGTTTAAAATCAGAGGTGGGCAGACGTTGTCCGGCACCGTTACTATTTCTGGTGCCAAAAACGCTGCGTTACCTATTCTTATGGCAACCGTATTGCCCTCCGATAAAGTAACACTTTCAAATGTGCCTAACTTGCACGATGTGGATACCTCATTAGAGCTCTTGGATTGCCTTGGTGTCACTCACTCTCGGGTGGGTGAAACAGCAGTGTGCATTGATCCAACCACACTCAATCACTTTAAAGCGCCATATGAGCTGGTGAAGACGATGCGCGCATCCATTTTGGTGCTCGGTCCATTGTTGGCTAAAACAGGTAAGGCCGAAGTCTCTTTACCCGGTGGATGCGCAATAGGCGCTCGACCGGTCAACTTGCACATTGAGGGCCTGCGCAAAATGGGTGCTCATATTGATGTGGAAAATGGCTACATAAAAGCTTCGGTGGATGGGCGTCTTAAAGGCGCTGAGATACTGCTTGATACGGTCAGTGTGACAGGCACTGAAAACTTAATGATGGCGGCGGTATTAGCAGAAGGCCAAACGGTCATAGAGAACGCTGCTCGCGAGCCGGAAATTGTGGATTTGGCGAATTTCCTGAATGCGCTGGGAGCCGATGTCCAGGGCGCTGGTAACGACACCATTTATATTAACGGTGTTGAAACGCTTTCAGGTGGCGAGTACAGCGTCATGCCTGACCGTATCGAAACGGGGACGTTTTTGGTGGCGGCGTTGGCAACGGGCAGTTCAGTTCGCTGCGAGAAAACGGATCCATCCGCCTTGGATGCGGTTATCAAGAAGCTTGAAGAAGCCGGGGCGACCATTGAAAAAGGTGATGACTGGATATCGTTAAAAAGCCCAAAACGGCCAAAAGCGGTCAATATTATTACCGCACCCCACCCAGGCTTCCCGACGGACATGCAAGCGCAATTTTGTACACTCAATACGATTGCTGACGGAACGGCTAATATTCGTGAAACGATTTTTGAAAACCGGTTTATGCATATTCCCGAACTGAGACGCATGGGTGCCAACGTCGACTCTGAAGGTAATACAGCCATTTGTCATGGCATTGATAAATTGACGGGCGCTGAAGTCATGTGTACTGACTTGCGAGCGTCAGCGTCTCTGGTAATTGCCGGACTGGTAGCGACCGGAGAAACCACGGTTGAACGTATTTATCATATTGACCGTGGCTATGAGTCTATTGAGAAAAAGCTACAAGCGCTCGGTGCTGATATTGTTCGCGTCAGCGAAAAGTAA
- the mlaE gene encoding lipid asymmetry maintenance ABC transporter permease subunit MlaE, with translation MIQFLENVGRRVLDSVAGIGFALAMFVSAIIGKPQPRKSWPLFIKQMYVVGVLSMVIIIVSGLFIGMVLGLQGYTILVDYGAEQSLGPMVALSLLRELGPVVTGLLFAGRAGSALTAEIGLMKATEQLSSLEMMAVDPLRRVIAPRFWAGLISMPLLALMFSAVGIYGGYLVGSGWLGVDEGAFWSVMQSAVDWQDDLLNGVIKSIVFAFVVTWIALYKGYRAVPTSAGISAATTSTVVTASLAVLGLDFILTAIMFGG, from the coding sequence ATGATCCAGTTTTTAGAGAATGTCGGTCGTCGTGTATTAGATAGCGTGGCGGGTATTGGTTTTGCTTTAGCTATGTTTGTCAGCGCTATCATTGGTAAGCCTCAACCGCGCAAATCCTGGCCGTTGTTCATTAAGCAAATGTATGTCGTTGGCGTATTGTCAATGGTCATTATTATTGTCAGTGGCTTGTTTATTGGCATGGTTTTAGGACTCCAGGGCTACACGATATTAGTCGATTACGGTGCCGAACAGAGTCTAGGGCCAATGGTGGCGCTCTCATTGTTGCGTGAATTAGGGCCGGTTGTTACTGGTCTATTGTTTGCCGGCCGGGCCGGCTCAGCGTTGACCGCAGAAATAGGGTTAATGAAGGCGACGGAGCAGTTATCGAGCTTAGAAATGATGGCTGTTGATCCATTACGCCGAGTTATCGCACCGCGGTTCTGGGCCGGTTTAATTAGTATGCCATTGCTGGCACTTATGTTCTCAGCCGTCGGCATTTATGGCGGCTACTTAGTTGGGTCGGGTTGGCTCGGCGTTGACGAAGGTGCGTTTTGGTCTGTCATGCAATCAGCTGTCGACTGGCAGGATGATTTATTAAACGGTGTCATCAAGTCCATTGTTTTTGCTTTTGTTGTTACCTGGATAGCCCTCTACAAGGGGTATCGGGCCGTGCCGACATCCGCAGGTATTAGTGCAGCGACAACCTCAACCGTTGTGACTGCGTCCTTAGCCGTTTTAGGTCTAGACTTTATTCTTACAGCTATCATGTTTGGTGGGTAA
- a CDS encoding STAS domain-containing protein gives MSTAQASVSRTEDSVIAFKGSLTRNSVPALWKTRGQWLGDELVSVDVSQVEVIDTAGVAFLLEVMKATQGTNAPLKCIGASEQLKQIASVSGVESLLSLS, from the coding sequence ATGAGCACGGCACAGGCATCGGTGAGTCGAACAGAAGATAGTGTTATTGCTTTTAAAGGCTCGCTGACGCGTAACAGCGTCCCGGCTTTATGGAAGACCCGCGGACAGTGGCTTGGCGATGAGTTAGTGTCTGTTGATGTCAGCCAGGTTGAGGTTATTGATACTGCCGGTGTTGCGTTTCTGCTGGAAGTAATGAAAGCAACGCAAGGCACTAATGCGCCACTAAAATGCATCGGTGCCTCTGAACAATTGAAGCAAATTGCGTCAGTCAGTGGCGTTGAGTCTCTGCTTTCGTTAAGCTAG
- a CDS encoding BolA family protein translates to MNEEQLKTLLNDALDLSELYVKVDGANVEIIAVSEAFESMNKVKRQQAIYAPLNPHIASGEIHAVSIKAYTPDDWARDKKLMMP, encoded by the coding sequence ATGAATGAAGAACAGTTAAAAACATTACTCAACGACGCACTCGATCTCAGTGAACTCTACGTTAAAGTTGACGGCGCCAATGTTGAGATTATTGCCGTCAGTGAAGCGTTCGAAAGCATGAACAAAGTGAAGCGTCAGCAAGCTATTTACGCACCACTGAACCCTCATATTGCCAGTGGTGAAATCCACGCGGTATCCATAAAAGCGTACACGCCGGATGACTGGGCGCGTGATAAAAAACTGATGATGCCTTAA
- a CDS encoding KpsF/GutQ family sugar-phosphate isomerase, with product MKQVTQNFRQLGQQVLDIEKQAIEGLYEYLDDNFDAACQTLFNCKGRVIVTGMGKSGHIGGKIAATLASTGTPSFFVHPGEASHGDLGMVAAQDVVIAISNSGETSEVLNILPVIKRLGVPLIAMTGKPESTLARLADTHVCIAVAQEACPLGLAPTASTTATLVMGDALAVALLNARGFTADDFALSHPGGSLGKRLLLRLHDIMHTGERIPLVSETDIIRDALLEMSRKGLGMTAITDTQGRLAGIFTDGDLRRILDNQVDVHSTSIADVMTRSCTTANADMLAAEALKLMQDRKINGLIITDHEGRPCGAMNMHDLLQAGVL from the coding sequence ATGAAGCAAGTGACCCAGAACTTTCGCCAACTAGGGCAACAAGTCCTGGATATTGAGAAGCAAGCCATTGAAGGGCTTTATGAGTACCTCGATGATAACTTCGATGCGGCCTGTCAGACATTATTTAACTGCAAAGGCCGGGTTATTGTGACCGGTATGGGTAAATCAGGGCACATTGGCGGGAAAATAGCCGCCACATTGGCATCAACGGGGACACCATCGTTCTTCGTGCACCCAGGCGAAGCCAGTCACGGCGACTTAGGCATGGTTGCGGCTCAAGATGTGGTTATTGCTATTTCAAACAGTGGTGAAACGTCAGAGGTTCTGAACATTTTACCGGTGATTAAACGCCTTGGTGTGCCACTGATTGCCATGACAGGCAAGCCTGAATCCACTCTGGCTCGGCTTGCAGATACCCACGTGTGCATTGCGGTCGCTCAGGAAGCCTGTCCATTAGGTTTGGCGCCAACAGCGTCCACTACCGCAACATTGGTCATGGGAGACGCGTTAGCCGTCGCACTCCTAAATGCGCGAGGTTTTACCGCCGACGACTTTGCTTTGTCGCATCCAGGTGGCTCACTAGGAAAGCGCTTATTACTGCGCCTGCACGATATTATGCACACTGGCGAACGTATTCCACTGGTGTCAGAAACCGATATTATTCGTGACGCCTTATTGGAGATGTCTCGTAAAGGTCTGGGCATGACCGCAATTACAGATACCCAGGGCCGATTAGCCGGCATTTTTACCGATGGTGATTTACGCCGTATTCTGGATAATCAAGTCGATGTGCACAGCACCTCTATTGCTGATGTGATGACGCGTTCATGCACAACCGCGAATGCGGATATGCTGGCTGCCGAAGCATTAAAACTAATGCAAGATCGCAAAATAAACGGACTGATTATTACCGACCATGAAGGTCGTCCTTGCGGCGCAATGAATATGCATGACTTACTGCAAGCGGGGGTTCTGTAA
- a CDS encoding ATP-binding cassette domain-containing protein: MTQLVELKDVHFGHGNRPLYKGLSLSVPKGKVIAVMGPSGIGKTTLLKLIGGQLKPSKGSIKVAGEEVPQLSRDKLYELRKRMSMLFQSGALFTDMSVFDNVAFPLREHTELSEDIIRSVVLMKLEAVGLRGARDLMPSELSGGMARRAALARAIALDPELIMYDEPFAGQDPISMGVIVKLIKSLNESLGLTSIVVSHDVKEVLSIADYAYVIANKKIVGEGTPDELRNNNTDIIQQFLQGNADGPVAFHYSNDDFTTDLLGGDK, encoded by the coding sequence GTGACACAGTTAGTTGAGTTAAAAGACGTTCATTTTGGCCATGGTAACAGACCGCTATACAAAGGTTTGTCGTTAAGTGTGCCAAAAGGAAAAGTGATAGCGGTGATGGGCCCCAGCGGTATCGGCAAAACCACACTGCTGAAACTTATTGGCGGCCAGCTCAAGCCAAGTAAAGGCAGTATTAAAGTGGCTGGTGAAGAGGTGCCTCAGTTAAGCCGGGACAAGCTTTATGAGCTTAGAAAACGCATGAGCATGCTGTTTCAAAGCGGTGCGTTGTTTACCGATATGTCGGTGTTTGACAATGTTGCTTTCCCTTTGCGTGAGCACACTGAGCTTTCAGAAGACATTATTCGCAGCGTTGTTTTGATGAAACTGGAAGCGGTTGGGTTGCGCGGAGCAAGAGATTTAATGCCCTCTGAGTTATCCGGGGGGATGGCACGACGCGCGGCACTGGCCCGGGCTATCGCTCTCGATCCTGAATTAATTATGTACGACGAGCCCTTCGCCGGGCAGGATCCCATTTCAATGGGCGTGATCGTGAAACTGATTAAGTCACTGAATGAATCCTTAGGTTTAACCTCCATCGTGGTCTCTCACGACGTCAAAGAAGTGCTGTCTATCGCTGATTATGCGTACGTCATTGCGAACAAAAAAATTGTTGGTGAAGGTACGCCGGACGAGCTGAGAAATAACAACACCGATATTATTCAGCAGTTTTTACAAGGCAATGCAGATGGTCCTGTGGCGTTTCATTATTCCAATGACGACTTTACGACGGACTTACTGGGGGGCGATAAATGA
- a CDS encoding ABC transporter substrate-binding protein, with protein MSFKKWLLALVAMVVVSSAANAELIRNDDPHELLKEVAEVTFERIENERAKIDEDPNYLKVIVKEELMPYVDSLYASKKVLGRYLRDTTQEQREAFYRAFYDYLVATYARAFTQYDESKHTVSFEPAAELPDDARTAVVKTRVKETGRPEIRLDFRIRYDRDEDIWKAYDLVVEGISLLNSKQSEISAVIRSNGIDKTIELIEQKAQEPIKADEEVDNPAEGI; from the coding sequence ATGTCATTTAAAAAGTGGCTGTTAGCGCTTGTCGCCATGGTGGTTGTGAGCTCAGCAGCAAATGCGGAACTTATTCGTAATGACGACCCGCATGAACTCTTAAAAGAAGTGGCTGAAGTCACGTTTGAACGGATTGAAAACGAGCGAGCCAAAATTGATGAAGATCCAAATTACTTAAAGGTCATTGTGAAAGAAGAGCTCATGCCTTATGTGGATAGCTTGTATGCCTCTAAAAAAGTACTGGGCCGCTACTTAAGAGATACTACCCAAGAGCAGCGGGAAGCCTTTTATCGTGCTTTTTACGACTATTTAGTGGCGACGTATGCGAGAGCCTTTACTCAGTACGATGAGAGCAAACACACGGTATCTTTTGAACCCGCAGCAGAGCTTCCGGATGATGCACGGACGGCGGTTGTAAAAACGCGGGTTAAGGAAACTGGGCGCCCTGAGATACGCCTCGATTTTCGTATTCGTTATGATCGTGATGAAGATATCTGGAAGGCTTATGACTTAGTTGTTGAAGGTATTAGTTTGTTAAATAGCAAACAAAGTGAAATTTCTGCGGTGATTCGCTCCAATGGCATTGATAAAACAATTGAACTTATTGAACAAAAGGCGCAAGAACCTATCAAAGCTGACGAAGAAGTTGATAATCCAGCTGAGGGAATATAA
- a CDS encoding TetR/AcrR family transcriptional regulator, protein MQTPNDSQNKVGRPSNKALILDAADSLVASEGASHLTFDALSQKTGISKGGLLYHFANKDALLQAMLQRRVERFESLRKEHLKRLDSDPNKAPKSILLAALDTDAECARLGSGMLAAAASNPELLEPLKRHVNDTIKQMEQHLGEQVGRMLFYSVHGARLFEQLNLCEQCVTEREQFAEYLLNQIDKLTETHTGN, encoded by the coding sequence ATGCAAACCCCAAATGATTCTCAGAACAAAGTCGGTCGCCCCAGTAACAAAGCGCTGATTTTGGATGCTGCGGATAGCTTAGTTGCTAGTGAGGGAGCTTCACACCTGACGTTTGATGCGTTGAGTCAGAAAACCGGTATCAGTAAAGGCGGTTTGCTTTACCACTTCGCCAATAAAGACGCTTTGCTTCAAGCCATGTTGCAGCGTCGTGTTGAGCGTTTTGAGTCGTTGAGAAAAGAGCATCTCAAGCGTCTTGATAGTGACCCAAATAAAGCCCCCAAGAGTATATTATTGGCCGCTTTGGATACGGATGCTGAGTGCGCCCGTTTAGGAAGTGGAATGCTGGCAGCTGCAGCGAGCAACCCTGAATTGCTGGAACCGTTAAAGCGCCATGTTAACGATACCATAAAGCAGATGGAACAGCATTTGGGTGAGCAAGTCGGACGAATGCTTTTTTATTCGGTGCATGGCGCCCGATTGTTCGAGCAATTGAACTTATGCGAGCAGTGTGTAACTGAAAGAGAGCAATTTGCGGAATATTTACTGAATCAAATCGATAAATTAACGGAAACCCACACCGGTAACTGA
- the mlaD gene encoding outer membrane lipid asymmetry maintenance protein MlaD, with the protein MESRKTQLWVGIFVVLGVLALSFIALRAASGTMTTSGETYTLYAKFDNIGSLKVRSPVKVGGVVVGRVTNISLTGDYYEPLVEMSISKEYDEFSETSSVSVLTSGLLGEQYLGLQPGFIDDSVSMLEDGDSITDTKSALVLENLIGQFLFSQGND; encoded by the coding sequence ATGGAATCAAGAAAAACACAGTTATGGGTAGGTATTTTTGTTGTACTGGGCGTGTTGGCGCTGTCTTTTATTGCGTTGCGAGCGGCCAGTGGCACCATGACCACATCGGGTGAAACCTACACGCTTTATGCAAAATTCGACAATATTGGTAGCTTGAAAGTACGTTCGCCGGTGAAAGTGGGGGGCGTTGTTGTTGGCCGAGTGACCAATATTTCATTGACCGGAGACTATTACGAGCCGTTAGTTGAAATGTCTATCAGCAAAGAATACGACGAATTTTCCGAGACCAGCTCTGTCTCTGTTCTGACTTCGGGCTTGCTGGGTGAACAGTATTTAGGCTTACAACCGGGTTTTATTGATGACAGTGTCAGCATGCTGGAAGACGGCGATTCAATTACGGATACCAAGTCAGCATTAGTGTTAGAGAACTTAATTGGTCAATTCTTATTTAGTCAGGGCAATGATTAG